Proteins encoded together in one Caldicellulosiruptor saccharolyticus DSM 8903 window:
- a CDS encoding TIM barrel protein — MLENTSYQMKRRSVDELIQHLKTFELDLKFSVGIWYFSDHPSRFHAPLGEPKTIEERLEIIAKLKDYGVCALEAHYPNEINEDNLELYKKFSRDTGIKILSVIPNLFYENDFEFSSLASPIEEVRKKAIERLKTSLMLNKELDCEFCIIWPGGDGYENQFGIDFIRMRDRFAEGIAEAMDAVPGVKVAIEPKPYEPRGRIIYGLTGEGILLAQKVEKLLQNPENKKILEDDSLVGLNPEVGHVLMGFEDLAYAFSLALEYGKLYHTHWNSQPLGNYDQDLNVGVISPEQAEAALYVMKMYGYRGYFGIDINPERMPVERAVINSIDAIKAMNDRINNLPHEDIIACTEKPHKNRGLLEAILIRARANNPSILSPMPKVER; from the coding sequence ATGCTTGAAAACACAAGCTATCAGATGAAAAGAAGAAGCGTTGATGAGCTGATTCAGCACCTTAAGACATTTGAGCTTGACCTTAAATTTTCTGTTGGTATCTGGTATTTTTCAGACCATCCAAGCAGATTCCATGCACCACTTGGCGAACCAAAAACAATTGAAGAAAGACTTGAAATCATAGCAAAGCTTAAAGACTATGGAGTTTGCGCTTTAGAGGCTCATTATCCAAACGAAATTAACGAAGACAACTTAGAGCTTTACAAAAAGTTTTCAAGAGATACAGGAATAAAGATTTTATCAGTAATTCCTAATTTGTTTTATGAAAACGATTTCGAATTTTCATCACTCGCCTCACCCATTGAAGAAGTAAGAAAAAAGGCTATCGAGAGACTTAAAACGTCTTTGATGCTAAACAAAGAGCTTGACTGTGAATTCTGTATTATCTGGCCAGGTGGAGATGGATACGAAAACCAATTTGGAATTGACTTTATAAGAATGAGAGACAGGTTTGCTGAAGGTATTGCTGAAGCAATGGATGCTGTGCCAGGTGTAAAGGTTGCAATTGAGCCAAAACCATATGAGCCAAGAGGAAGAATAATTTACGGGCTGACTGGCGAAGGTATACTTCTTGCACAAAAGGTTGAAAAACTGCTGCAAAACCCTGAAAATAAAAAGATTTTAGAGGATGACTCTTTAGTTGGTCTTAATCCTGAAGTTGGACATGTTTTGATGGGATTTGAGGATTTGGCGTATGCATTTTCACTTGCACTTGAGTATGGAAAGCTCTATCATACACACTGGAACAGCCAACCACTTGGAAATTATGACCAAGATTTAAACGTCGGTGTTATCTCACCTGAACAGGCAGAAGCAGCACTTTATGTCATGAAGATGTATGGTTACAGGGGATATTTTGGAATTGACATAAATCCAGAGAGAATGCCAGTTGAACGAGCTGTTATAAACTCGATTGATGCGATAAAAGCAATGAATGACAGAATTAATAACCTGCCACATGAGGATATAATCGCATGCACAGAAAAGCCACACAAAAATAGAGGCTTACTTGAGGCAATTTTGATAAGAGCAAGGGCAAATAACCCTTCAATCTTATCGCCCATGCCAAAGGTGGAAAGGTAA
- a CDS encoding alpha/beta hydrolase, with protein sequence MIPLWEKDVPLFDPQNGFVPYLEPYILENGKQNSCIIVFPGGGYTHRASHEAEPVAKWLNSIGISAFVLHYRVSPYKHPVPLFDAKRAVRLVRYNAKKWNINPKKIGVLGFSAGGHLASTVGTLFDQGDKKSNDPVEMVSCRPDCMILCYPVISMAEFTHDSSKKALLGDSPDPVLVWTLSSQNMVTERTPPTFLWHTSDDSSVRVENSLLFAMALKKHNVPFELHIFPHGRHGLGLAKDTPHIEAWTKLCEKWLESIGFIEKAS encoded by the coding sequence ATGATACCATTGTGGGAAAAAGATGTTCCACTTTTTGACCCCCAAAATGGATTTGTACCATATTTAGAACCCTACATACTTGAAAATGGTAAGCAAAACTCATGTATAATTGTCTTTCCAGGTGGGGGATACACACACAGGGCATCACATGAAGCCGAACCTGTTGCAAAGTGGTTAAACAGTATTGGAATCTCAGCTTTTGTGCTTCACTACAGGGTATCACCTTACAAACATCCAGTTCCGCTTTTTGATGCCAAAAGAGCTGTAAGGCTTGTGAGATACAATGCAAAAAAATGGAATATAAACCCAAAAAAAATTGGGGTTTTGGGATTTTCGGCAGGTGGGCACTTGGCATCAACAGTAGGTACTCTCTTTGACCAGGGTGACAAGAAAAGCAATGACCCTGTTGAAATGGTATCATGTCGGCCAGATTGCATGATTTTGTGCTATCCTGTTATTAGCATGGCAGAGTTTACACATGATAGCTCAAAAAAGGCCTTGTTAGGTGACTCCCCTGACCCTGTTTTGGTTTGGACATTATCTTCCCAGAACATGGTGACTGAGAGAACACCACCAACTTTTTTGTGGCACACAAGTGACGACAGTTCAGTTAGAGTTGAAAATTCTCTTTTGTTCGCAATGGCGCTAAAAAAACACAACGTACCTTTTGAACTTCACATCTTCCCACATGGAAGACATGGCCTTGGACTTGCTAAAGACACTCCTCATATTGAGGCTTGGACAAAGCTTTGTGAAAAGTGGCTTGAGAGCATTGGATTTATTGAAAAAGCATCTTGA
- a CDS encoding DUF1634 domain-containing protein, protein MESKKSLDIEKVISLILRVGVVLSIAVISFGLLAHILVNAKVASLIIKVGLYILFLTPFARLVVSLFMFLLEKDLIYFVITLAIIVIIVLSNIVVSLRF, encoded by the coding sequence ATGGAAAGTAAAAAAAGTTTGGACATAGAAAAGGTAATAAGCTTGATTTTAAGGGTTGGGGTTGTACTTAGCATTGCTGTAATCTCTTTTGGACTTTTAGCACACATTTTAGTTAATGCTAAAGTTGCAAGTTTAATAATAAAGGTGGGACTTTATATACTCTTTTTAACCCCATTTGCAAGATTGGTGGTCTCTCTCTTTATGTTCCTTCTTGAAAAGGATTTGATTTACTTTGTAATTACCCTGGCTATAATTGTCATTATTGTTTTGAGCAATATTGTAGTTTCTCTGAGGTTTTAA
- a CDS encoding IS256-like element ISCsa2 family transposase: protein MEKNEIFETAKNMAIEQVLNMYCSKDDPTRPALKQLLENLLDCFMLSERTVYLAKNENDKGNGFYGRKLATPVGSLEISVPRTRSGNFRPSILPDRYKRVDSSYTDLLMSLVANGYSESSLVQTLKSMNLPYSEDEIEKIKNDLKNELQLFKQRELPESAFALIIDGYHCEIKDNSKVKQATCYVVLGIDLEGKKDIFGIYTFFGKENKADWMRVFDDLITRGLKKVLIVVSDDFPGIIDAVRLAYPLADHQLCFVHLQRNVRKHMAKDDASVFNKELDKLRTSSADFDEAISKFKLLCEQYSSKYPRFIKGICEKAEFYLAHMRYPEDLRKYIYTTNAVESVNSMIEKIRINSGGYFQSVEVLEINIYLQRENLRRGKWKNGVPILKKCSYNILQLYNIRYEMETQNS from the coding sequence ATGGAGAAAAATGAAATTTTTGAAACCGCTAAAAATATGGCTATCGAGCAAGTATTAAATATGTATTGCTCCAAAGATGATCCTACTCGCCCAGCTTTAAAACAGCTTTTGGAAAACTTGCTCGATTGCTTTATGTTATCAGAAAGAACTGTTTACCTTGCTAAAAACGAAAACGATAAAGGCAATGGTTTTTACGGCAGAAAACTTGCAACACCTGTTGGCAGCCTTGAAATTTCTGTTCCTCGCACACGCTCTGGTAACTTTCGACCTTCCATTCTCCCTGACCGCTACAAAAGGGTTGACAGCTCATACACTGACCTGCTCATGTCTTTAGTCGCCAATGGTTACTCAGAAAGTTCTCTTGTCCAAACTCTTAAAAGCATGAATCTGCCTTATTCTGAAGACGAAATCGAAAAAATCAAAAACGATCTTAAAAACGAGCTTCAACTTTTCAAACAAAGAGAACTTCCTGAAAGTGCTTTTGCTCTTATCATTGACGGTTACCATTGCGAAATTAAAGATAACTCAAAAGTTAAACAAGCTACTTGCTATGTCGTGCTTGGCATTGATTTAGAAGGCAAAAAAGATATCTTCGGTATCTACACTTTCTTCGGCAAAGAAAACAAAGCCGATTGGATGAGAGTCTTTGACGACTTAATTACAAGAGGTCTTAAAAAAGTCTTAATAGTTGTAAGCGATGATTTTCCAGGCATTATCGATGCTGTTAGACTCGCTTATCCCCTTGCCGACCATCAACTATGTTTTGTTCACCTTCAACGCAATGTCAGAAAACATATGGCAAAAGATGATGCTTCCGTTTTCAACAAAGAGCTTGATAAACTAAGAACTTCCTCTGCTGATTTTGACGAAGCTATTTCAAAGTTCAAACTTCTTTGTGAGCAATACTCCTCAAAATATCCTCGATTCATAAAAGGTATTTGCGAAAAAGCAGAGTTCTATCTTGCACATATGAGGTATCCTGAAGATTTAAGAAAGTACATTTATACTACTAATGCTGTAGAAAGCGTAAACAGTATGATTGAAAAGATAAGAATAAACTCCGGTGGTTATTTTCAATCTGTAGAAGTTTTAGAGATAAACATATATTTACAAAGAGAAAACTTGCGTCGGGGCAAGTGGAAAAACGGAGTACCTATTCTTAAAAAATGTAGTTACAATATATTACAGCTCTACAATATACGCTATGAAATGGAAACACAAAATTCTTGA
- a CDS encoding sulfite exporter TauE/SafE family protein yields MIFEVLVVSIIAGFVGSLLGIGGGLIVIPFLSIVFKLNMHQAAAAGLVSVIATSSGAASAYVKDKLTHLRIGMFLQLATVIGGVLGAILSGFLPTKILSVIFGILLLYNSFLMIKNRTSDEKPREYSQATKWTKILKLYGSYYDKILNREITYSAQNTFWGFLMMTFAGLLSGLLGIGSGIFKVLALDTIMKLPFKVSTATSNFMMGVTALASISIYLARGDIVYDICGAVAGVKIKLCPLYN; encoded by the coding sequence ATGATTTTTGAAGTATTGGTAGTATCAATAATAGCTGGATTTGTCGGTTCACTTTTGGGAATTGGCGGCGGGCTTATTGTAATTCCTTTTTTGTCAATTGTATTTAAACTCAACATGCACCAGGCAGCAGCGGCTGGGCTTGTGTCTGTAATTGCAACGTCATCTGGTGCTGCCTCTGCGTATGTAAAAGATAAGCTCACGCATCTTAGAATCGGAATGTTCTTGCAGCTTGCAACAGTCATTGGCGGTGTACTTGGAGCAATTTTAAGCGGTTTTTTACCCACAAAGATTTTGTCTGTAATATTTGGAATACTTCTTCTTTACAACTCTTTTTTAATGATAAAAAACAGAACGTCTGATGAAAAGCCAAGAGAATATAGCCAAGCAACAAAATGGACAAAGATTTTAAAGCTCTATGGAAGCTATTATGACAAAATTTTGAACAGAGAAATAACCTATAGCGCCCAAAACACCTTCTGGGGTTTTTTGATGATGACATTTGCAGGGCTTTTGTCTGGTCTTTTGGGAATTGGAAGTGGAATATTTAAAGTTTTAGCTCTTGATACAATAATGAAACTTCCTTTTAAGGTCTCAACTGCAACAAGCAATTTCATGATGGGCGTGACAGCCTTAGCAAGTATTAGCATATACCTTGCAAGAGGGGATATAGTCTATGACATTTGTGGTGCTGTTGCGGGAGTTAAAATAAAATTGTGTCCACTGTATAATTAG
- the murB gene encoding UDP-N-acetylmuramate dehydrogenase, protein MKFERGLEKLNIEFLKDKPLKDFTTFKIGGKARYIVFPKNIDELIEIIKLVKESGINWRIVGNCSNVLVSDKGFDGAIITTTKMDFFKTEENLIEAECGCMISQVARKACENGLKGLEFAVGIPGTVGGAVYMNAGAYDSEIKDVFECAEVLDEDLNIFKLGKSDMRFSYRHSRLKEEKLILLKATFRLQYAREEDVPPIEKANEYNQRRREKQPLQYPSAGSIFKRPPGNFAGKLIEDAGLKGYRVGNACISGKHAGFIVNLGDALAEDVRKLIYHTQKSVYEKFGVLLEPEIEFIGEFETPLFEMSTK, encoded by the coding sequence GTGAAGTTTGAAAGAGGCCTTGAAAAACTCAATATCGAATTTTTAAAAGACAAGCCCTTAAAAGACTTCACAACATTTAAAATCGGCGGGAAAGCAAGATATATTGTTTTTCCGAAGAATATAGATGAGCTAATTGAAATTATAAAGCTTGTAAAAGAAAGTGGAATTAATTGGCGCATTGTAGGAAATTGCTCCAATGTCCTTGTTTCAGACAAAGGTTTTGATGGTGCCATAATTACTACAACTAAGATGGATTTTTTTAAAACAGAAGAAAATTTGATTGAGGCAGAATGTGGGTGTATGATTTCTCAGGTTGCAAGAAAAGCATGCGAAAATGGCTTGAAGGGCTTGGAGTTTGCAGTAGGCATTCCTGGTACAGTTGGCGGTGCTGTATATATGAACGCAGGCGCGTATGATAGTGAGATAAAAGATGTTTTTGAGTGTGCAGAGGTTTTGGATGAAGATCTAAACATCTTTAAACTTGGAAAGTCAGATATGAGATTTTCATATAGACACAGCAGACTAAAAGAAGAAAAGCTGATTTTGCTAAAAGCAACTTTTCGCCTGCAATATGCGAGGGAGGAGGATGTCCCGCCTATAGAAAAAGCAAATGAATACAACCAGAGAAGAAGAGAAAAACAGCCGCTGCAGTATCCAAGTGCAGGCTCCATTTTCAAACGTCCACCAGGAAATTTTGCAGGAAAGCTTATAGAAGATGCAGGTTTGAAAGGATATAGAGTTGGCAATGCTTGTATTTCTGGAAAGCATGCAGGTTTTATAGTAAACTTAGGTGATGCCTTGGCAGAGGATGTAAGAAAACTTATTTACCATACACAAAAATCTGTGTATGAAAAGTTTGGAGTACTTTTAGAACCTGAAATAGAGTTTATAGGTGAATTTGAAACACCGCTTTTTGAGATGTCTACAAAATAG
- the rapZ gene encoding RNase adapter RapZ, whose translation METVIVTGMSGAGKSLAIRAFEDMGFFCIDNLPPQFLPKIAELASASNDKISRIAAVIDIRGGELFDDFKDVLNDLKKGTYNFKVLFLDAHDNVLVQRYKETRRKHPLSFESDGSILEAIQKEREKLEDIKRYADFIIDTSTLSPRDLKEKLFEIFSAQRSRETMLITVMSFGFKYGLPLDADLVFDVRFIPNPFYVEELKHKTGKEKEVKEYVLKWDVTKEFLKKLFDLILFLIPNYAEEGKAQLVIAIGCTGGKHRSVTIAEELFELIKNNGYKASIFHRDIEKDIKG comes from the coding sequence TTGGAGACGGTAATAGTAACCGGAATGTCTGGTGCTGGTAAGAGCTTGGCAATTAGGGCATTTGAAGACATGGGATTTTTTTGTATAGACAACCTTCCTCCACAGTTTTTGCCCAAGATTGCTGAACTTGCAAGTGCGAGCAATGACAAGATTTCAAGGATTGCAGCAGTTATTGACATCCGCGGTGGAGAGCTTTTTGACGATTTCAAGGATGTTTTAAATGATCTCAAAAAAGGGACATACAACTTCAAAGTTCTCTTTTTGGACGCGCATGATAATGTATTAGTCCAAAGATATAAAGAAACAAGGCGAAAACATCCTCTTAGTTTTGAGAGTGACGGCAGCATTTTAGAGGCCATCCAAAAAGAGAGGGAAAAGCTTGAGGATATAAAAAGATATGCAGATTTTATCATCGATACCTCTACTCTTTCGCCGAGGGATTTAAAAGAAAAACTTTTTGAGATTTTTTCTGCCCAAAGATCTCGGGAAACTATGTTAATAACAGTTATGTCTTTTGGTTTCAAATATGGACTTCCTTTGGATGCCGACCTGGTATTCGACGTGAGATTCATTCCTAATCCTTTTTATGTAGAAGAGCTAAAGCACAAGACGGGGAAGGAAAAAGAGGTTAAGGAATATGTACTAAAGTGGGATGTGACAAAGGAATTTTTAAAAAAGCTTTTTGATTTAATTTTATTCTTAATACCAAATTATGCAGAAGAAGGGAAAGCACAACTTGTAATTGCAATTGGCTGCACGGGTGGGAAGCATCGATCTGTTACGATTGCTGAAGAACTTTTTGAGCTTATCAAAAATAATGGATATAAAGCGTCCATTTTTCATAGAGATATAGAGAAAGATATAAAAGGGTGA
- a CDS encoding gluconeogenesis factor YvcK family protein yields the protein MIFDFLKPGIYIKRWILLMVLCILLISASLNRYIEIFNFTLELHLSLRIALFIIGILLFFLSLMGLIRGFIRLLNRSLPYRISQKTIFDAIYSKGFLEKGPRIVAIGGGTGLSTMLRGIKNLTANITAIVTVADDGGGSGKLREDLGMLPPGDIRNCILALANTEEIMQELLNYRFKEGSLKGQSFGNLFLAAMTGIAGSFEKAVKLMSEVLAVRGKVLPVTLDNINLCAELEDGQVIVGESRIPDVVKQTRSAIKRVFITPSDAKPNAEVLEEIEKADVIIIGPGSLYTSIMPNLLFDEVVDSIKKSHAKKIYIANIMTQPGETDDYTLYDHIRAIENHCKGKIFDIVIANNQPIPLDVLQRYEEDGAKPVYADKKTKDSGYVLIEDGLLNISNGLIRHNSAKLARVISNLIYGKDVIHEYRLGYFKLKNLSKPFRG from the coding sequence ATGATATTTGATTTTCTAAAACCAGGGATATATATAAAAAGATGGATTTTGCTTATGGTTTTGTGCATTTTATTGATTTCAGCGTCATTGAATAGATACATTGAAATTTTTAATTTTACCTTAGAGCTTCACCTATCCCTCAGGATTGCTTTGTTTATAATTGGGATTTTGCTATTTTTCCTTTCACTGATGGGGTTGATAAGAGGTTTTATCAGGCTTTTGAACAGAAGTCTTCCTTATCGTATAAGTCAAAAAACAATCTTTGATGCTATCTATTCAAAAGGTTTTTTAGAAAAAGGGCCAAGAATTGTTGCAATTGGTGGTGGGACAGGTCTTTCGACAATGCTAAGAGGTATAAAAAACCTTACTGCCAACATTACAGCTATTGTCACAGTTGCAGACGACGGTGGTGGTTCTGGAAAGCTCAGAGAAGATTTAGGTATGTTACCGCCTGGTGATATCAGAAACTGTATTTTAGCCTTGGCAAACACAGAGGAGATAATGCAAGAGCTTTTAAACTACAGGTTCAAGGAAGGAAGTCTGAAAGGTCAGAGTTTTGGCAACCTCTTTTTAGCTGCAATGACAGGCATTGCGGGAAGCTTTGAAAAGGCAGTAAAACTTATGAGCGAGGTCTTAGCAGTAAGAGGAAAGGTCTTGCCAGTTACGCTTGATAACATAAATCTTTGTGCTGAGCTTGAGGATGGGCAGGTTATTGTTGGTGAGTCAAGAATACCTGATGTTGTAAAGCAAACAAGAAGTGCAATCAAGAGAGTTTTTATCACACCTTCTGATGCAAAGCCAAACGCAGAGGTTTTGGAGGAGATTGAAAAAGCAGATGTTATAATAATCGGACCGGGAAGTCTTTATACAAGCATAATGCCAAATTTACTCTTTGACGAGGTGGTTGATAGCATAAAAAAGAGCCATGCAAAAAAGATTTACATTGCAAACATCATGACACAACCTGGCGAAACAGACGATTATACCCTTTATGACCACATTCGTGCAATAGAGAACCACTGCAAAGGCAAGATTTTTGACATTGTAATTGCAAACAACCAGCCAATACCCCTTGATGTGCTTCAGCGCTATGAAGAAGACGGTGCAAAGCCAGTCTACGCTGACAAAAAGACAAAAGATAGCGGGTATGTTTTAATTGAAGACGGACTTTTGAATATTTCAAATGGTCTTATTCGCCACAACTCAGCAAAATTGGCAAGGGTTATTAGCAACCTTATCTATGGGAAAGACGTCATTCATGAATATAGGTTGGGGTATTTTAAATTGAAGAATCTTAGCAAACCCTTCAGAGGCTAA
- the whiA gene encoding DNA-binding protein WhiA → MSFSSSAKAEVSKKLLQTSCCRKAAIAAFLKFAGVIYKSEGIFSFKASFENAQTARAYFLLMKNGFSKHCEVTIKKNSKLNKNYVYTIILPPSTDNLQILKELHFVKKTSKEYILSFSLKEELVKKKCCKKAFLQATFLSCGSITNPEKMYHLEFDMKTKEDAEFLQKVLRSFEFEAKIVERKSHYVVYLKEGEQIVDFLNIIGAHAALLELENIRIVKELRNNVNRLVNCETANLEKTINASMRHIENIEFIEKTIGIDNLPENLREIARLRIKYKDASLKELGSMLKNPLGKSGVNHRLRKIDKIAEELRKGGILYAKPSDES, encoded by the coding sequence ATGTCGTTTTCATCATCTGCAAAAGCAGAGGTTTCAAAGAAGCTGCTGCAGACCTCTTGTTGCAGAAAAGCTGCAATTGCTGCCTTTTTGAAGTTCGCAGGGGTAATATATAAGTCAGAAGGCATATTTTCTTTTAAAGCCTCGTTTGAGAATGCTCAGACAGCAAGAGCATATTTTCTTCTTATGAAAAATGGATTCTCTAAGCACTGTGAGGTTACAATAAAGAAGAACAGTAAACTTAATAAAAACTATGTTTACACTATAATTTTACCACCCAGTACTGACAACTTGCAGATTTTAAAAGAGCTACACTTTGTAAAGAAGACTTCAAAAGAGTACATTTTAAGTTTTTCTCTAAAAGAAGAGCTTGTTAAAAAGAAATGTTGTAAAAAAGCATTTTTGCAGGCAACGTTTTTGTCATGCGGTTCGATTACCAACCCTGAGAAGATGTATCATTTAGAATTTGACATGAAGACAAAAGAAGATGCTGAATTTTTACAAAAAGTTTTAAGGTCGTTTGAGTTTGAGGCAAAAATTGTTGAAAGAAAGTCCCATTATGTAGTATACTTAAAAGAAGGTGAACAGATAGTAGATTTTTTAAATATAATTGGTGCACATGCAGCTTTATTAGAGCTTGAAAATATCAGGATTGTCAAAGAACTGAGAAACAATGTCAATCGTCTTGTCAATTGTGAGACCGCTAATTTAGAGAAGACCATAAATGCCTCAATGAGGCATATTGAGAATATTGAATTTATTGAAAAGACCATAGGTATTGACAACCTTCCAGAAAACTTGCGCGAAATTGCAAGGCTTAGGATAAAGTACAAAGATGCCTCACTAAAAGAGCTTGGCAGTATGCTCAAAAACCCCCTTGGCAAGTCTGGTGTCAATCACAGACTGAGAAAGATAGACAAAATTGCCGAGGAACTTAGAAAAGGAGGAATATTATATGCAAAGCCTTCAGATGAAAGTTGA
- a CDS encoding HPr family phosphocarrier protein: MQSLQMKVENSQGISSRGAALLVQVASKFKSMILIEKEEKRANAKSIMGLMSLMVNCGDDITIITEGEDEKEALDAVVKLINSDFSEEVAKEITQEK, encoded by the coding sequence ATGCAAAGCCTTCAGATGAAAGTTGAAAATTCTCAAGGCATCTCATCCAGAGGTGCAGCGCTTTTGGTTCAGGTTGCAAGCAAGTTCAAGTCCATGATTTTAATAGAAAAGGAAGAAAAAAGGGCTAATGCAAAGAGTATTATGGGTCTGATGTCGCTCATGGTAAACTGTGGAGATGATATAACAATTATTACAGAAGGCGAAGATGAAAAAGAGGCGTTAGATGCCGTCGTTAAGCTTATAAACTCTGACTTTAGTGAAGAGGTTGCAAAGGAAATTACACAAGAAAAATAG
- a CDS encoding homocysteine S-methyltransferase family protein, translated as MFKNEVYKKVLVFDGAMGTQLIQNGLKENECPDLWSVTRPEVIAKIHRDYFEAGSDCVETNTFGANREKLKKYGLENEVEKINKAAILLAKDVAKEYGGYVGLSVGPTGRLMRPSGDLDFDEAESVFYEQILAGIEAGADFISIETMSDIKEAKAAFLAYKRAKENANKDVACLVSLTFEENKRLLMGTPPEVAAYFFSFIGADLVGANCSGGAKQLLDVIKSMNGFSFVPLSTKPNAGLPKMIDGKVVYEDCIADFESSTEEFIQSGVRLYGGCCGTNPEYIKAIAKLVKGKEALFESRAEKRFITSIYSILDVSTKFSVYEFKLTNDFSQESIFELVGIEEDGILVDIGENVDQEILKNFLLESQDFSKKPYIFNIKTKEQADLIDRYYFGIYGTVSSLCGSSGIKVEI; from the coding sequence TTGTTTAAAAATGAGGTTTACAAAAAAGTTTTAGTCTTTGACGGTGCAATGGGAACTCAGCTTATTCAAAACGGGCTAAAAGAAAATGAGTGTCCTGACCTTTGGTCAGTTACAAGACCAGAGGTCATAGCAAAAATACACAGAGACTACTTTGAAGCAGGCTCTGATTGCGTTGAAACGAATACATTTGGGGCAAACAGGGAAAAGCTCAAAAAATATGGGCTTGAAAATGAGGTTGAGAAAATAAACAAAGCTGCCATTTTGCTTGCAAAAGATGTTGCAAAAGAGTATGGTGGGTACGTTGGGCTTTCTGTTGGGCCAACAGGAAGGCTGATGAGACCATCTGGTGACTTGGACTTTGATGAAGCAGAGTCTGTGTTTTATGAACAGATTTTGGCAGGAATTGAAGCAGGAGCTGACTTTATTTCTATTGAGACAATGTCTGACATAAAAGAGGCAAAGGCTGCGTTTTTGGCATACAAAAGGGCAAAAGAAAACGCAAACAAAGATGTCGCTTGCTTAGTTTCTTTGACATTTGAAGAGAACAAAAGACTACTTATGGGCACACCGCCTGAGGTTGCAGCTTACTTTTTTAGTTTTATTGGTGCAGACCTTGTTGGTGCAAACTGCTCAGGAGGTGCAAAACAGCTTTTAGATGTTATAAAGTCTATGAACGGATTTTCATTTGTGCCGCTGTCCACAAAGCCAAACGCAGGACTTCCTAAAATGATTGACGGCAAGGTTGTATATGAGGATTGTATAGCTGATTTTGAATCTTCAACAGAGGAATTTATCCAAAGCGGGGTTAGACTTTATGGTGGTTGTTGCGGTACAAATCCTGAGTATATAAAGGCCATTGCAAAGCTTGTAAAAGGCAAAGAAGCCTTGTTTGAAAGCAGGGCAGAAAAGAGGTTTATAACTTCAATATATTCAATTTTAGATGTATCAACTAAATTTAGCGTTTATGAATTCAAACTCACAAACGATTTTTCACAAGAAAGTATCTTTGAACTTGTTGGCATTGAAGAAGATGGAATACTTGTTGACATTGGGGAAAATGTAGACCAAGAAATTTTAAAAAACTTCTTGCTTGAATCACAGGACTTTTCAAAAAAGCCTTATATATTTAATATTAAGACAAAAGAGCAAGCAGATCTAATTGACAGGTACTACTTTGGTATATATGGTACTGTGTCGAGCCTTTGTGGCAGCAGTGGAATCAAAGTGGAGATTTAA